One region of Atribacterota bacterium genomic DNA includes:
- a CDS encoding type II toxin-antitoxin system HicB family antitoxin encodes MLTEYIQEALKRAQYQIIQDDEPYYAEIPELKGVWASGKNLEECRKNLIEVIEGWLILSIKKNLPIPKLGEISINEVKMVKM; translated from the coding sequence ATGTTGACTGAATATATACAGGAAGCTTTAAAAAGAGCACAATACCAAATCATTCAGGATGATGAACCATATTATGCAGAAATACCTGAATTAAAAGGTGTTTGGGCGTCAGGTAAAAATCTTGAAGAATGCAGAAAAAACCTCATTGAAGTTATAGAAGGATGGCTAATATTAAGTATTAAAAAAAACCTTCCTATTCCAAAGCTTGGGGAGATATCAATAAATGAAGTAAAGATGGTAAAAATGTAA
- a CDS encoding type II toxin-antitoxin system HicA family toxin, which produces MPKINPISFHVLVKKLKKFGYKGPFSGGKHLFMIKNDIRLTIPNPHKKSDIGIDLLAKILKIARISKEEWLEK; this is translated from the coding sequence ATGCCTAAGATAAACCCCATATCATTCCATGTTTTAGTAAAGAAATTAAAGAAATTTGGATACAAAGGTCCTTTTAGTGGTGGCAAACATTTATTTATGATAAAAAATGACATAAGATTAACCATTCCGAATCCTCACAAAAAAAGTGATATTGGAATTGATTTGTTAGCAAAAATATTGAAAATTGCTAGAATATCTAAAGAAGAATGGTTAGAAAAATAA